A portion of the Flavobacteriales bacterium genome contains these proteins:
- the ccoN gene encoding cytochrome-c oxidase, cbb3-type subunit I — protein MALEKFRYDNTIVKNFMFASIFWGVIGMLVGLVVAFQFYIPELNFETPWLTFGRLRPIHTNAVIFAFVGNSIFAGVYYSMQRLLKTPIFSMALAKIHFWSWQIMILLAALSLFLGITTSKEYAELEWPFDIAIALIWVIFGINLIGSIVKRRERHLYVAIWFYISTFITIAVLHIVNSFELPVSFLKSYSAYSGVQDALVQWWYGHNAVAFFLTTPILGLMYYFLPKAANRPVFSYRLSIIHFWALIFIYIWAGPHHLLYTALPDWAQSLGTVFSIMLIAPSWGGMLNGLLTLRGAWDRVREDAVLKFMVVAVTAYGMSTLEGPLLSLKNLNAIAHYTDWIPAHVHVGTLGWNGFMAFAVFYWMTPRIYNTTMWSKKLMNVHFWLGTLGILFWVLPMYFAGFTQSLMWKQFAADGSLVYGNFLETVTQIIPMYILRSVGGTLYFAGLIVFVVNIIKTVKQGTLVPYEEAEAPAMEKKYKKHKGEHWHRVLERMPNTFTILATVAILIGGLVEIVPMLTVDSNIPKIESVKPYTPLELEGRDLYIKEGCNNCHSQMVRPFRSETERYGEYSKAGEYVYDHPHLWGSKRTGPDLHRVGGKYGNLWHYKHMLEPEIMSSNSIMPPYPWMFENNYDKSQTEAKMKTLVKLGVPYTDKEIEKASDVREKQAMAIAKDLMTSADVKETFESVEELKDKQIVALIAYLQRLGTDIKTDKK, from the coding sequence TTTTGCATTTGTAGGAAACTCCATTTTTGCAGGGGTTTATTACTCTATGCAACGACTTCTAAAGACTCCAATCTTTAGTATGGCTTTGGCAAAGATTCATTTTTGGTCTTGGCAAATTATGATTCTTCTTGCAGCACTTTCGCTGTTCTTAGGAATCACTACAAGTAAAGAATACGCCGAACTAGAATGGCCATTTGATATTGCCATTGCTCTTATTTGGGTGATCTTCGGTATTAACTTGATTGGATCCATTGTAAAAAGAAGAGAAAGACACCTTTACGTAGCTATTTGGTTCTATATCTCTACTTTTATTACAATTGCCGTATTACACATTGTAAATAGTTTTGAGCTTCCGGTAAGCTTTCTAAAATCTTACTCAGCATATTCTGGTGTACAAGATGCATTAGTACAGTGGTGGTATGGACACAATGCCGTAGCATTTTTCCTAACAACACCGATACTTGGTTTGATGTACTACTTCCTGCCAAAAGCAGCGAATAGACCTGTATTCTCATATAGACTTTCGATTATCCACTTCTGGGCATTGATTTTTATCTATATCTGGGCAGGACCACACCACTTGCTTTATACTGCACTTCCAGATTGGGCACAATCTTTAGGAACCGTATTTTCTATTATGCTTATTGCTCCATCTTGGGGAGGTATGCTAAATGGTCTTCTAACTCTTCGTGGAGCTTGGGATAGAGTAAGAGAAGACGCTGTACTTAAATTTATGGTAGTAGCCGTAACCGCTTATGGTATGTCTACACTAGAAGGACCGCTTCTTTCATTGAAAAACCTTAATGCAATTGCTCACTATACAGACTGGATTCCTGCTCACGTACACGTAGGTACTCTTGGATGGAATGGATTTATGGCTTTTGCTGTATTTTATTGGATGACTCCAAGAATCTACAACACTACCATGTGGTCTAAGAAACTGATGAATGTACACTTCTGGTTAGGAACTCTTGGAATTCTTTTCTGGGTACTTCCAATGTATTTTGCCGGATTTACACAGTCTTTGATGTGGAAACAGTTTGCCGCAGATGGATCTTTGGTTTACGGTAACTTCCTTGAAACCGTTACGCAAATTATTCCTATGTACATATTGCGTTCAGTAGGAGGTACATTATACTTTGCAGGATTGATCGTATTCGTTGTGAATATCATTAAAACAGTAAAACAAGGAACACTCGTACCTTACGAAGAAGCTGAAGCTCCAGCAATGGAGAAAAAGTATAAGAAACACAAAGGAGAACACTGGCACAGAGTATTAGAGCGTATGCCAAATACCTTTACCATTCTTGCTACAGTAGCCATCTTAATTGGAGGTTTAGTAGAAATTGTACCAATGCTTACTGTTGATTCAAATATTCCAAAAATTGAATCAGTGAAACCTTATACTCCACTTGAACTAGAAGGTCGTGACTTGTATATCAAAGAAGGATGTAATAACTGTCACTCGCAAATGGTAAGACCTTTCCGTTCTGAAACTGAAAGATATGGAGAATACTCAAAAGCTGGTGAATATGTGTATGACCATCCACACCTTTGGGGGTCTAAAAGAACAGGACCAGACTTACACCGTGTGGGTGGAAAATACGGAAACCTATGGCATTATAAGCACATGCTAGAACCAGAGATTATGTCATCAAACTCTATCATGCCTCCATACCCATGGATGTTTGAAAATAATTATGACAAGTCTCAAACTGAAGCCAAAATGAAAACTTTGGTAAAACTAGGAGTTCCTTATACGGATAAAGAAATAGAAAAAGCATCTGACGTACGTGAAAAACAAGCAATGGCAATTGCCAAAGACTTGATGACAAGTGCCGATGTAAAAGAGACTTTTGAATCTGTTGAGGAATTAAAAGATAAACAAATTGTTGCCCTAATCGCTTATTTACAACGTTTAGGAACCGACATCAAAACGGATAAAAAATAA
- a CDS encoding CcoQ/FixQ family Cbb3-type cytochrome c oxidase assembly chaperone: MMKFIKQHMETMDGVEIYPIISILIFFTFFVGVGIYAVRARKKHVDKMSNLPLE; the protein is encoded by the coding sequence ATGATGAAATTTATCAAACAACATATGGAGACCATGGATGGGGTAGAAATCTACCCTATCATCTCCATATTAATCTTCTTCACCTTCTTCGTAGGCGTTGGGATATATGCAGTACGAGCAAGAAAGAAGCATGTGGATAAAATGAGTAATCTCCCTTTAGAATAA
- a CDS encoding MFS transporter, whose product MKTYTLIFSLLMGTTIASAADFSSASNPYFIIAILLFVILIGLAMILPTVIKSLARQVREKKKSALLALITLGAGAESFASGELVDSSLIQDLDAPAVMLIIAAIVLAATFITMFKTIFKLTNFLKTDEELAKEGEDSAISSLMKIATDNVPLDKEDDILLDHEYDGIKELDNNLPPWWVAFFYITIVFAVVYIFQMHISNSMPHMADEYNNEIAAAEEALNKFKESSTNFIDENNVVLLDDAASREIGKKLYQASCAACHGNEGQGLVGPNFTDNYWIHGGSVKDVFSTIKYGVPDKGMIAWKSQLKGPQMQKIASYILLDLVGTTPANPKAAEGELYVPETEEAPAASEETPAEETPAAE is encoded by the coding sequence ATGAAAACATATACATTAATCTTTAGCCTATTGATGGGAACTACAATAGCCAGCGCAGCAGACTTTAGCTCGGCTTCAAACCCATACTTTATCATCGCCATTTTACTATTTGTAATCTTAATAGGACTGGCTATGATACTACCTACGGTAATTAAATCTCTTGCAAGACAGGTAAGAGAAAAAAAGAAAAGTGCTTTGCTTGCATTAATCACCCTTGGAGCTGGAGCAGAAAGTTTCGCCTCTGGAGAATTAGTAGATTCAAGCCTTATCCAAGATCTTGATGCACCTGCGGTAATGCTTATTATTGCAGCAATTGTATTGGCAGCTACTTTTATTACGATGTTTAAAACAATCTTCAAGCTTACCAATTTCCTTAAAACGGATGAGGAATTAGCAAAAGAAGGTGAGGATTCTGCAATCTCTTCTTTAATGAAAATAGCTACAGACAATGTACCTTTGGATAAAGAAGATGACATTCTGTTGGATCATGAATATGATGGAATTAAAGAACTGGATAACAATCTACCACCATGGTGGGTTGCCTTCTTCTATATTACTATTGTTTTTGCAGTAGTTTATATCTTCCAGATGCACATTAGTAATTCTATGCCACACATGGCAGATGAATACAACAATGAAATTGCTGCAGCAGAAGAAGCTTTAAACAAATTCAAAGAGTCTAGCACAAACTTTATTGATGAGAACAATGTAGTTCTTCTAGATGATGCTGCGAGCAGAGAAATAGGTAAAAAACTTTATCAAGCTTCTTGTGCCGCCTGTCATGGAAACGAAGGACAAGGTCTTGTAGGTCCAAACTTTACAGATAACTACTGGATTCATGGTGGAAGCGTAAAAGATGTGTTCTCTACTATCAAATACGGTGTACCAGACAAAGGAATGATTGCTTGGAAATCACAACTTAAAGGACCTCAAATGCAAAAGATTGCTTCTTATATTCTATTGGATTTGGTAGGTACGACACCTGCAAACCCAAAAGCTGCTGAAGGAGAACTTTATGTACCTGAAACTGAAGAAGCACCTGCTGCTTCAGAAGAAACTCCTGCAGAGGAAACTCCTGCAGCAGAATAA